The window GGGCGTCAGATAGCCCTGCGCCGAGACGAAGGCGAGGTCAGACTGGTCATCGGCCGTGGTGATGGAGACCGAGGTGTTCTCCGGTGTCTCGATCTGGCGGCGCTGCCAGCCATTTTCATCACGGGTAAAGACCCACAATCCCCCGACGACATTCTCGTCGATCACGGCCAGCAAATGGTTCGCCGTCGCGGCAAACCCGCCAACCGACTGGCGCTCGCCCGGCACAAACACGGTCTCGATGGCGGGAAGCTCGCCGGTTGCGGCCAGCTCAGACATGGAAAGCGAGAGCACGGCGCCCTGGGGATAGGTCTCGCCGCCTTCCACGGGCGTCCAGTCTTCCTCGATGGAGAAGACAAGCTGGTCGCCAAAGAGCGCCTGCGGGCTGACCCGGCGCGGCAGGGTGAGCCGGATCGGTTCACCTTGCGCATTGTCGGGCAGCAGCCAGTAGACGCTCTCAAAGAAGGTCTCTGCCTGCGTGGCCAGAAGATAGAAGGTGCCGTCGGCCTGCTGGTAGCGGGCCGGCCACACGCCGACATCGCTGGCCGCGCCCGTGAACACGACTTGCGCCTCTTCAATCGGCGTGCCGCGCGTCCAGCGCTTGACCACGAAAGGATAGCCGGACGTGGTCGTTTCCGCCGGATCAAGCGCGGTCGCGATCAGCAGCGTGTCTTCATCGATCCACGCAGTTGAGCCCTTGGTGGCGTCGATCTCGAAACCGCCTTCAACGAAGCTGCGCGTCTCCATGTCCCATTCGCGCCGGACCGCCGCGTCAGAACCGCCATCGGAGAGCGTCAGTATGCAGCGATTATAATCGGGCGACAGGCAGGACGATCCACGCCAGACCCAGTTGCGCCCTTCGGCGTCAGCCAGCGCATCAAGATCAAGCACGACATCCCACTCAGGCGCGTCGGTCTCATAGCTTTCCAGCGTGGTGCGGCGCCACAGGCCGTGCGTGTTGTTGGCGTCCTGCCAGAAATTCCACAACTCGCCGCCGCGCACCCCGACAAACGGAATACGGTCGGTGCTCTCGAGTACTTCCAGTGCGCGGTCATGAAGCTGCTGATAGCGTGGATCGGCCTGCAAATGGCCCAGCGAGCGCTCGTTCTGCGCCGCGGCAAAGGCAAGAGCGGCCTCGCCTTCCACCTCTTCCAGCCACAGCAATTCTTCGGAGCCGGACTGGATCGCCGCATTCAGCGCGCGCGATTCAGCATCCGGGCTGGCACGCTGACCGTCGCGGGCATCAGAGGCGGACGCAGACTGGTTCACAATGACGTCTCCGGAATTGGCAGGTTCACAGGCGGCCAGCAAAAGGCCCGAGCCAGCAGCCATCAGGGCAGCTTTGTACATCTTCATGGATTTATGATCCCCCATAGGAAAAGCTGTCCGCATTGAACTCTGACCGGGTGCCAAGGTCAAAGCCCGCTACATTACAAACCTGACATAAGCGCGGCGCTTGCGCACCGCTGCGATGACGCGTATCGGCTTGTGCCATGAGAGCCTGGGCCATGAACGGGGCGGGAAACGCCTTTATCGTGATCGACGCGCGCGGGCGCGGGCGGCCTCTGGAGCTATCGCCCGCACAGCTCGCCGCGCTGCATGCCCGCCACCCGTTCGACCAGATCATGGGACTGGAAGACCATGGCGTGGCAGATGCCACCTTGCGGGTCTGGAACGCGGATGGCGGCGAGGTTGGTGCCTGCGGTAACGGCACGCGGGCAGCTGCCTGGCTGTTGTTCCGGGACCACGCCCGCTCCCGGCTGACATTCGCAGCCAGAGGCGGCGTGCTCAGCGCGCGGCAGATGGACAATGGCGCGGTGGAAGTTGATCTCGGCCAGCCCGGCCTCGGCTGGCGCGATATTCCGCTGGCGCGGGAAATGGATACGGTCAGGCTCGACTATACCGTCCCCCTGCCCGGCGGCGGACGCCTTGAGGGGCCGGGCGCCGTATCCATGGGCAATCCGCACGCGGTGTTTTTCGTCGATGATCTGGCCGCATTGCCGCTGGCCGACATCGGCCCGGCCATTGAGCACGACCCGCTTTTCCCCGAGCGCGTGAATGCGGGTTTTGCGCAAGTGATTGACCGCCAGACGATCCGGCTGAGGGTCTGGGAACGCGGCGCAGGGCTGACGCTGGCTTGCGGCACGGGCGCCTGCGCGGCGCTGGTCGCTGCGCACCGGCGCGGCCTGACAGGGCGCGAAGCGGTGATCATCGCCGATGGCGGCGAGCTGCCCGTCCGCTGGGACGCGGACGGCCATGTACACCTGTCCGGCCCGGTGGAGATGGAAGGCGGGCTGGATATTGAGGGGCTGGCCTAGCCTTCGGTCTCGCGCAACAGGCTCATCTCGTAGACGAAGCGGTTGCCCGGATGGACCGTATCGGACAGCGCAATCACCCGCCCGCTCTTGTCATAATAGCGCCGTCTTGTACGCAGCGCCGCTGTCCCCGCCTCGCAGTCGAGCTTCCCGGCCTCACGCTCGGTCATGGCACCTGCCAGGATGGCCTGATCGACGCGCGCCGTGGAAACACCGCGCACGCTGGCGATCCACTCGATGATAAGCCCGTTCATCTCCACGAGCTTTTCCACCGGCGGGGCAAGATCGGCGCGGATATAGATGTCGGTCAGCGCCAGCGGCGGCTCACCCGGCACGGCCCTCAAGCCGGATACGCGCATATACTCCCCGCCCGGCGCTATGCCGAACGTGCGCGCCAGATGGGATTCCAGCGAGACCATCTCCGCGCCGTCGGGGGTCAGCCGCGCATCGCGCGCGTACTGCATCAGATCGTCCACATTGCCGAGGCGCTGGGAAAAGGCCGCCTTGCTCTCGGTGGCGATGACCAGCGTGCCCGCCCCGCGGCGGCGCACGATCAGCCCGGCCTCGGCCAGCAGGCGCAAGGCCTCACGCGCGGTATGACGCGAGACATTATACGCCTCGCACAGCGCATGCTCGGTCGGCAGCAGCTTGCCGACCGGCGGATCACCCGCTGCGATACGTTTTTTCAGCGTTTCAGCCAGCCACACATAGCGCGGTGCGGCGCTGTCCTCGCCCCTGTCCTGTCCGGTCTGGGTCAAACAGGCTCTCCTGACGGCGTCCATTTTCCGCCCGCTCATACCATAGACTGGCGCGAATCCGTCAGCATTTGTCAGGGCAAACAAGGGCCGGCGGACAGGGCGCACCCTTGCAACGGGCGCAGGGTCAGGCTGGAATGGCCCGGACAAGCCGGAGACCTGCCATGATCGCGCTATTGCTGGCCACCCTCGCCTTTGCCGAGCCGGAAACCGCGCCGCAAGCGCAGGCTGAGCCGGTCTATGGCACCGCCGCCTACAGGGCCAGCTTTCTCACCGGACACTTCTCCAATGCCCAGCAATACGAGGCGTGGCAGAACGACGCCCAGCCGGATGTCCCCGCCTACGAGTTCGACCTGTACTACGCCACGCATGCGCGCGTGGAGGCGCCCGGACTTGGCGAGCACGTAATCTATGTGGAGTGGCGTTCCGGCGCAGCGGACGGCCCCGTCAGCCGCCAGCGGCTCTGGGTGTTTCGCGAGGGCGAGGAACAATGGTCAACCGGGTTTGACGTTTTCAAATTCCGCGATTCCGAAGCTTTTGCCGGCCGCGCGGATGAAGATGGCGCATTTGCATCCCTTACCGCAGAGGACCTCATCGGCTACCCGGAGGCGTGTCTGGTGGAGACCCAATCGCCAGCCCATGCGGGCTATTACTTCACGATCGAGAGCAATGATTGCATCGTGACGGCCGAAACCGGGGATGAGATACGGCTGCGTGCCAGCCTGCGCGGTCATCGCCACTTCTTCACCTATCGCGAATGGGCCAGTACGCTGGAAGGCGAGCTCGTATACCAGTTCCCTGATGCACCCTACCCCTACAGCTTCCGCCGCCTGCCCGATGAGGACTGACACCCCGCAATGACACAGCGCCCCCGCCCGCTCGTCATGGGTATTGTCAATGTGACGCCCGACAGCTTCTCCGATGGCGGTCAGCATTTTGATGCCGCCCGCGCCGTCACGCATGGCCATGCCCTGATCGATGCGGGTGCAGACTGGCTGGATATTGGCGGGGAAAGCACCAGGCCGGGCGCTGAGCCGGTCAGCGAAGCCGATGAACTGACGCGCGTCATCCCTGTGATCGAAGGGCTGGCTGGTACTGGCATTCCCCTCTCCATCGACACGATGAAGCCGGGCGTGGCGCGCGCCGCCGTGCAGGCAGGCGCGAGCCTCTGGAATGATGTGAACGCCCTGCAGGCCGATGAAGCGCTGGAAACGGCCGCAGAGCTCGGCTGCCAGGTCTGTCTCATGCACATGCAGGGCGCGCCGCAGACCATGCAGGCCGACCCCGTTTACGGCGATGTCGTGGCCGAGGTGGAAGCTTTCCTGCTCGCGCGCGTCGAAGCCGCAGTGCAGGCGGGCGTTTCACGTGAAAATATCTGGCTTGATCCCGGCATAGGGTTCGGCAAGACACTCACCCATAATCTGGCGCTGATGGCAGCCCTGCCACGCCTTGCAGGCCATGGCTTCCCGCTCCTCTTTGGCGCGTCTCGCAAGCGCTTCATCGCCGCGCTGGACGGCGATGCGCCTGCAGACCAGCGCCTTGGCGGGTCGATCGCGGCGGCGCTGCACGCGGCCCGGTCAGGGGCCGGGATGATCCGCGTACATGATGTGCGCGAAACCGTGCAGGCGCTGAAAATTCAGGCCGCCATCGCCAGCGCGCTCTAGCTGTCCTTGCGCGGCTTGCGCTTGATGCGCTTCAGGGTCTGGTCACCACCGGACGGGCCATCGCCCTTATAGGGCTTTTTACCGGCCTGCGGTTTGCCATCCTTGCCGGGCTTGCCAGCGTGGAACGGTTTCTCGCCGCCCGCCGGCTTGTCCTTCCGGAAAGGCTTGTCGCCCTTGAAGGATTTACCGCCCTTGTGCGGCCCCTTGTGCGCTCCATCCGGCTTTTTGCCCTGACCCAGCGGCTTGATATTCACACTCGGCGCGGGCGGCTTGTCCTCATAGAGGGCATCTTCCTCGCGCTCTGTCTTGCGGGCAAAGCGCTCCCGGCGGCCCGGACGGTCATCGCGCGGCGGGCGCTGACGGGCGGGCGGCGCATCCGGATTGGCAGGCTGCAAGGGCGTGTCGCCCGCGCGCCGGACCACCACGTTCTGGTCACGCTCGCGCGGCTCCAGAAGTGATTTTTCGAAATGCTCGACCTGCGCGCCGGTGATTTCAAAGCGGGTGGCCACCTCGCCAATATCAATCGCGCCAATATCGCGGCCCGTGACATCGCCCAGACGGCAGATCATCGGCACCAGCCAGCGCGGCTCGGCGCGTTGACGCCGGCCCATATCGACCTCGAACCAGACACTGCCCTCAAACCCGGCGCGCGGCGTGCGTTCACGGCGCTCGCGCCGCTCAAACGGCTCATTGCGGTCGCGCGGAGCTCGCTCCTCGCGCCGGACCGGGCCGCTATCCACCCCCAGCTCTTCAGGCGCGGGCAGGCGGCGCTCCAGCTCGGCCAGAAAGCCCAGCGCGACGCGTTCAGCGCCAAAGCGCTCGATGATCTCGCGCGCTTCACTGAGCCGGTCTTCGTCGATCTCGCCAGCAAAGGCGGGATGTTCACCAAGACGCTCGCGGTCTTTTGCCCGCACGGCCTCCGCGTCCGGCGCGTCGGACCACTCCGCATCGAGGCGCGCATCGCGTAAAAGCCTCGTCGCCCGGCCGCGCTGATTGAACCCGGTGACCAGCACGCTGATACCCTTCGCGCCCGCGCGGCCCGTACGCCCTGAACGGTGCAGCAGGGTCTCTGAATTGTTGGGCAGATCGGCATGGATAACCAGATCCAGGCCCGGCAAATCGATCCCGCGCGCGGCCACATCGGTCGCCACGCACACGGCCGCACGGCCATCGCGCAGCGATTGCAGCGCCTTGGTACGTTCGGCCTGGCTGAGCTCGCCAGAGAGGGCGACGGAGGCAAAGCCGCGATTGGCCAGGCGCGCCGCCATGCGGTTCACGCCCTCGCGCGTGCCGCAGAACACCAGAGCGCGCGGCGCGCCATGATAGCGCAGCACGTTGATGACAGCGTTTTCCCGGTCGCGCGGCGGCACGGCATGCACGACATAGCTGATATCGGCGTGCTGGCTGCCATGGCTGATCGTGGAGATACGCACCGCATCTGACTGATAGGTCTGGGCGATGCGCGCGATCTCTTTCGACACCGTAGCCGAGAAGAGCAGCGTGCGGCGTTCTTCAGGGGCTGACCCCAGAATGAATTCAAGGTCTTCGCGGAAGCCGAAATCGAGCATCTCGTCGGCTTCATCGAGCACGATGGCGCGAATGGCAGAGAGATCCAGCGCGCCCCGCTCGATATGATCCTTCAGACGGCCCGGCGTGCCGACAATGATGTGCGCGCCGCGCTCCATGGCCCGGCGCTCGGCACGAGGATCCATGCCGCCAACCGCAGAAGCAATGCGCGCACCGGCATCAGCATAAAGCCAGGTGAGCTCGCGCTGGACCTGCAGGGCCAGCTCGCGCGTCGGCGCGATCACAAGAGCCAGCGGGCTTTGCGAGAAGGGCAGTTTTTCATCCTCGCCCAGAAGATCAGGGGCCATCGCGATGCCGAAGGCCACCGTCTTGCCAGAGCCGGTCTGGGCGGAAACCAGCAAATCCTGCCCGAAAGCGTCCTCGGCCAGCACCGCGCCCTGAACGTCGGTAAGGGTCTCATAGCCCTTGCGCGCCAGCGCTGCGCGCAGCGCGGGATGGATAGTGTCAGGCAGCGTCATGAAAAGGCCTCGCAGGCGCGCGCTCAGACACAATCTGGCAGCGCGACACAAAAAACATCAGGCGCGCAAATCCTCCGGCGCCCATACAGCGCGGCGCTATAGCAGCTTCCCCGTGATAAGGGAACTGATCTGGCTTTGGCTTCCGTCAGACGCCGAAGATCAGAAGATCAATCGCAGCGAGAATGGCTCCGCGTGACGTCTCTTCGATATTGGTTACGGCCGGTCCGAGACTGCGGACGGGCAAAGCCGCCATGTCCGTCGTCACCAATGTGTATGTAACGCCGTCGATCGAGATGCCGGGTTTCAGGCGCGGGACGGCCTCCCTCGCGGACTGGGCAACAGGAACCAGGGGAATGACAACACAGCTGGCAAGGTCTGCCAGAAGATTGGACTGAACTACGACCACAAACGGCACGCCCGGTAGCGGCACGCGGTGAACATCGAACTGACGCGGCAATTCTCAGTCCTTCCCGGATAGGCCAGCCGCCCATTCCGGTGACAGCAGCGTGCCAGTCCGCTCAATACGCGCGTTGTGTGCCATCAGGGCGTCAGCATTCTCACGTTTCCAGCGCTCCGCCTGAGTTTCCTGAATTGCGCGCTTCAACCCGTCCTCAGCAGCGTGCGAGATATTGAGCCCGAGGGCGCGAGCCGCTTCGAGTACATGTGTCTCCACCGTCAGGTTGACGCGGACTTTGTTTGCCGGACCAGCCATGACAAATCTCCAAGCTTCGATATGCGCATGATTATACGCATACGAGCAGAGCTTTGTCAGCTCTC is drawn from Glycocaulis alkaliphilus and contains these coding sequences:
- a CDS encoding prolyl oligopeptidase family serine peptidase, with amino-acid sequence MKMYKAALMAAGSGLLLAACEPANSGDVIVNQSASASDARDGQRASPDAESRALNAAIQSGSEELLWLEEVEGEAALAFAAAQNERSLGHLQADPRYQQLHDRALEVLESTDRIPFVGVRGGELWNFWQDANNTHGLWRRTTLESYETDAPEWDVVLDLDALADAEGRNWVWRGSSCLSPDYNRCILTLSDGGSDAAVRREWDMETRSFVEGGFEIDATKGSTAWIDEDTLLIATALDPAETTTSGYPFVVKRWTRGTPIEEAQVVFTGAASDVGVWPARYQQADGTFYLLATQAETFFESVYWLLPDNAQGEPIRLTLPRRVSPQALFGDQLVFSIEEDWTPVEGGETYPQGAVLSLSMSELAATGELPAIETVFVPGERQSVGGFAATANHLLAVIDENVVGGLWVFTRDENGWQRRQIETPENTSVSITTADDQSDLAFVSAQGYLTPNTLYRVSADATSLSPAKSMPSWFDTTGLEVEQREAVSADGTRIPYFIIHNPERSGAEPGPTLLYAYGGFQVSLNPSYSGTMGRLWLENGGTYVLANIRGGGEFGPAWHQAGLTTNRQRIYDDLIAVAEALVEDGVTTTGQLGVMGGSNGGLLTGVMYTQRPDLFGAVISQVPLLDMMRFHTMLAGASWQAEYGFPDENPEERDFLRSISPLHNVNPDREYPPLFLLTSTKDDRVHPAHARKLAYLTDALGLDMLYYENMEGGHSAAANLRETANRLALEYTFLMQNLMDGEE
- the dapF gene encoding diaminopimelate epimerase, translated to MRAWAMNGAGNAFIVIDARGRGRPLELSPAQLAALHARHPFDQIMGLEDHGVADATLRVWNADGGEVGACGNGTRAAAWLLFRDHARSRLTFAARGGVLSARQMDNGAVEVDLGQPGLGWRDIPLAREMDTVRLDYTVPLPGGGRLEGPGAVSMGNPHAVFFVDDLAALPLADIGPAIEHDPLFPERVNAGFAQVIDRQTIRLRVWERGAGLTLACGTGACAALVAAHRRGLTGREAVIIADGGELPVRWDADGHVHLSGPVEMEGGLDIEGLA
- a CDS encoding GntR family transcriptional regulator, producing the protein MTQTGQDRGEDSAAPRYVWLAETLKKRIAAGDPPVGKLLPTEHALCEAYNVSRHTAREALRLLAEAGLIVRRRGAGTLVIATESKAAFSQRLGNVDDLMQYARDARLTPDGAEMVSLESHLARTFGIAPGGEYMRVSGLRAVPGEPPLALTDIYIRADLAPPVEKLVEMNGLIIEWIASVRGVSTARVDQAILAGAMTEREAGKLDCEAGTAALRTRRRYYDKSGRVIALSDTVHPGNRFVYEMSLLRETEG
- a CDS encoding CpcT/CpeT family chromophore lyase; its protein translation is MIALLLATLAFAEPETAPQAQAEPVYGTAAYRASFLTGHFSNAQQYEAWQNDAQPDVPAYEFDLYYATHARVEAPGLGEHVIYVEWRSGAADGPVSRQRLWVFREGEEQWSTGFDVFKFRDSEAFAGRADEDGAFASLTAEDLIGYPEACLVETQSPAHAGYYFTIESNDCIVTAETGDEIRLRASLRGHRHFFTYREWASTLEGELVYQFPDAPYPYSFRRLPDED
- the folP gene encoding dihydropteroate synthase gives rise to the protein MTQRPRPLVMGIVNVTPDSFSDGGQHFDAARAVTHGHALIDAGADWLDIGGESTRPGAEPVSEADELTRVIPVIEGLAGTGIPLSIDTMKPGVARAAVQAGASLWNDVNALQADEALETAAELGCQVCLMHMQGAPQTMQADPVYGDVVAEVEAFLLARVEAAVQAGVSRENIWLDPGIGFGKTLTHNLALMAALPRLAGHGFPLLFGASRKRFIAALDGDAPADQRLGGSIAAALHAARSGAGMIRVHDVRETVQALKIQAAIASAL
- a CDS encoding DEAD/DEAH box helicase — translated: MTLPDTIHPALRAALARKGYETLTDVQGAVLAEDAFGQDLLVSAQTGSGKTVAFGIAMAPDLLGEDEKLPFSQSPLALVIAPTRELALQVQRELTWLYADAGARIASAVGGMDPRAERRAMERGAHIIVGTPGRLKDHIERGALDLSAIRAIVLDEADEMLDFGFREDLEFILGSAPEERRTLLFSATVSKEIARIAQTYQSDAVRISTISHGSQHADISYVVHAVPPRDRENAVINVLRYHGAPRALVFCGTREGVNRMAARLANRGFASVALSGELSQAERTKALQSLRDGRAAVCVATDVAARGIDLPGLDLVIHADLPNNSETLLHRSGRTGRAGAKGISVLVTGFNQRGRATRLLRDARLDAEWSDAPDAEAVRAKDRERLGEHPAFAGEIDEDRLSEAREIIERFGAERVALGFLAELERRLPAPEELGVDSGPVRREERAPRDRNEPFERRERRERTPRAGFEGSVWFEVDMGRRQRAEPRWLVPMICRLGDVTGRDIGAIDIGEVATRFEITGAQVEHFEKSLLEPRERDQNVVVRRAGDTPLQPANPDAPPARQRPPRDDRPGRRERFARKTEREEDALYEDKPPAPSVNIKPLGQGKKPDGAHKGPHKGGKSFKGDKPFRKDKPAGGEKPFHAGKPGKDGKPQAGKKPYKGDGPSGGDQTLKRIKRKPRKDS
- a CDS encoding CcdB family protein, with the protein product MPRQFDVHRVPLPGVPFVVVVQSNLLADLASCVVIPLVPVAQSAREAVPRLKPGISIDGVTYTLVTTDMAALPVRSLGPAVTNIEETSRGAILAAIDLLIFGV
- a CDS encoding type II toxin-antitoxin system CcdA family antitoxin, with the translated sequence MAGPANKVRVNLTVETHVLEAARALGLNISHAAEDGLKRAIQETQAERWKRENADALMAHNARIERTGTLLSPEWAAGLSGKD